GGAGGGCACCAGGTAAGGAGGAAGCCCTGCTTCACCTGCACCCTCTGTGTCCAGAAATACAAGAAGGCCAAGGACCCCAGCCCTACTGCCAGGCCCGTGAGCCGCCGGTGTGCAATCACCGCCCGGAACGCCTTGACTGCTCTGTTCACCTCCAGTGGCCGCTCACACATGCAGCCCAGCATCCAGGACACAGCCAAAGCCCTCAGCAAGGTGACGGCCCAACCTCCCCAGCCCTCGTCAACCCGGCGCTCAACCCGCCTCAAAACCTGATAGGAGGAGCTCCCCACACCCACCTGGTCTGGGTCCAGATCTGTTCTTTTTAGGAGTCTGCTTGGAAACTTTGACATAGTTGGTGTTTTTACTCGAAATCTAATAAAAGACGGTAGTTTGGCTGCACAGTCCCCACCAACACTTCTCTCTGGGTGGACAGAGGAAGAGGAGCCCCCACCCAACTCTCAGTCAGCACCAGCCTCTCTAGGCACAGTGTGGGGCAAACCAAACAGCCAGCAGGTTCCCCAACCAAGGACTCTGGGCTCACAGGAGTTCCAGCTCTCTGAGCCCGTTTCCCCCTTAATGCTGTATCGGGCTAGGGAAGTTCCTTCAAGTAAGATCTCACTTAATGTTTACAGTAACTCTAGGAGGGAGGTCTTGTTATTCCCACACTCCAGATGAAGATACTGAGGCCTGGTAAGGTCAAGTGACTTGCTGAAGGTCATACATCTGGTGAGCAGCCAGGACCTGACCTGGGGCCTGGGCTCTGGACCCCGGGCTAGCCTCTCTCCAGCTGGATCCTGTGGAAGGGGAAGTACAGGAAGGGGACCCTCGCCACTCTCCTCTGGTTCTGAGTTTGTGATGCCCTAGTAGGTACCTTGCCCTTCTCGTCAGGTGTCCCTGTGATGAAACATCAGTGAGTGGAGCCCAGGCTGAGCGGATCTTTAGTTCTACTATTTCCCCATTTGGAAAGACCCTTACAGACAGACGAGACCAACCCTATGTTTTGGCCAGCGAGGGAGACTGAGGTCAAGAGCAGGAGGGTGGTACCCAAGGTTGCACAGCATGTCGTGGTGTTGGGTGTCTCAGTGAAAGGCCCTGTACCCAGGGAAGGTCAACGCATCACACAGGGTCACACAGCATGTCAATGTCTCAGCCTGGCCAGGGGAGCAGCTGCTGGCCAAGATCGTACCAGGTGGGGAGTGTCCCAATCTCACCTGTACCCTCTGTGTCCAGAAACAAGGAAGGCAGGaagcccacccccacctccaggccCATGAGCCACCAGGGCATGAGCAATGCCTGGAACTGCTCCGCTCACCTCTGTCGGCCACTGGGGTTCTCACCCCAGGATACAGAGAGAGGCGCAATGGTGTCGGAAGCCTATTTAATGTGGACATTCAAGGCCTGGGCGGAGAGGAGAGTGCCCAGGAATTGGGCAGGCAGGCCAGGTGGGTGGGTTGCACATCCACACCTGGCCCTTGGAGGGGAGGCTGGGTGTTGGGGGTCGGCCCAGACACACCAAGGGGAGTACCTGAAGAGTGGCTCAGGCAGACAGAGCCACCGGGGGACCTGTAGGCCAGAACTTGAGAAGGTATCTGAGTCAGGTGGTGAGTGCCCAGGCGAGAGCCTGCCCCAGGCAGGCACGGTTGGGACTGGCTGGGGGCTCCTGGAGCCTAGGGGCTGGCATCACTGGGGGCCTCCCCCAGCTGCTGCTGGAACTCAAGGCGCGTCTGCCGGTTGGACTCAAGCAGCTCCTGGAGGCGGGCATGGAGGTGGTCGTTCTTCTCTTCCAGGTGGTCCAGACAGGAATTGATCTGGTCCAACATGGAGTTGATGGCAGCATATTCTGGAATGGAGGGGAAAGATAGCCAAAATCCCATGTCTCCCCAGGGCTCACAGACacccctctccctcagccattATCCCCAGCCCGCCTcccaaagggcattggcaagtcCCTGttccttcctgagcctcagtgtcaCCATCTGGAAAATGTGTGGATATCAAAAGAGGAAAGGCTTTGGAGAAATAATGCCTTAGCACACCATCCTATTGTCTAGGTTAGGGTGGTCAAGGGGAGGTCAGCCAGTATCCTGCCCGGGAAGTCCTGCCAAGTGCCAatctcctttccattttcttcatcCACCTAGAGGCCAGAGCCCACATTCCTGAGTCGGGCAGTCCAGCCTCTGTACCCAGGCAGGCCCCTTTTTCCAGCTCTTCCATGACCTTTGCCCTCAGGATAAAACACCCAGAAGACTCCCAAGACCCCACTCCCTTCTCCAGCCCAGCCTCCcatgtctccttttctctcttacatttgcctttgcccacctcaggCCCCTTGAACATGCTGTTGCCTTTGCCTGGAATGCCGCATCCTTCtgtttcccctccctcctctcctcctggatGAGTCCTACTCATTCTTCAAGTCTCAGCATGGATGCCACCACTGGGAACCCTTCCAACACCCCAGAGTGAATCAGGTCTCTGTGCCTGATCCCCCTCCACTCACACCTCCATGGCCCTCACCTCTGGATTGACTGACGTGATCATCTGTGTGCTGGTCTGTCTCCCCTACAAACTACAGAGCTCCATGAGAAGAGGAATGGGCTTGTGTTCACTGCTGTTTCCCTGAGGCCCTCCCTGTTATGCAATgagcatttgttgaatgaatgaatgaatgaatgaatgaatgaaccctTTAACTTTCCAGCCTGTCTGCCTTTGCCTAGCTGTCCCTGCCACCCAGAATGCCTCAACCACAGCAGCCATTTAAAGACTAGCTCAAAATGCCTCTTCTAAGAAGCCTTCACTGGTCTCCACCAGAAACATTCCTGACCTCGAAAGCCAGCAATACAGTGTCCCTTAGGATCCAAGGTCTGGGCCTGTGCCCACTGCAGAAGCCAGTTCTGAGCTAGCCCATGACTCAGATACACTCCGCTGCCAGCACGGGACACAGGGGAAGTGGCTGGCAGTGTGTGAAAAGGCCAGGGCTGGAGGACGTGTCTGGGATATGGATGCAAATGTGTCTGCATTCTGAAGGAAGAGCGCCCATCACCTGGAGTTGGCACACCTCACAGAGGCCAGAGGCCTGGAAAGTCTCTGCTGGGTTCTACAACCACCTTGTGGTATGGATGGGGAAAGCAAGGCCCAAGAAGGAAGGGACTTGCCCAGTTTCCTCCAGCTGGCTGGTGCCAGAGCCAAGATTCAGGCTTGGGAAGCGGGGCAGCTGGACCCCAGCTCTGCTCCATCCCAGGAAGTTACTGCACCTTTCTggaaaagggagatagagaacTGGGTGGCTGCGAGGATTCAAACATATCAAGAACTCCGATAGGGTCTGGCCGCAGCAAGTTCTTAATACATGGTCAATATTATCAACATTTCACATCAGGTGCCATGAAACAGCCAGGAGGAGGCATGGGGGAGGTGGTGTCTACACACCACTAGCTCCAGACCTTATCTATGTCAAGGGCACTTCCCAGTTCCAAGactgtctccctcctctccactGTGCTAAGTCCTGTGAATCTACCAGCCACCATTTACTGTGCCTCCTGGGAGGCCCTTCTGATGCTGCTTTACACACACATCTGGCTGCTGTTCACCAGCAGTGTCCAGGGCAAAGCAGTCAGCTCACCACTTTCCCCTGTGGGAGGTCTTCGACCTCTATTAAATGCAGACCTCGAGTGATGAAAGTATTCTAAAACTATTGTGGTGATTAATGCACACTCTGGGTATTCTGAAACCCACTGAATTGTACAATTTAAATGGGTGAGTTGTATGCTAtgtgaattatagctcaataaagctgttaccaAAACAAAATGCAGATTCCATACCCCACATTTACTATGTCCTGCGCTCTTAAGTTAATAAACCAATTTTTATTACACTAAAGAGAATAATAACCACTTACTGAACACTTGCATCTTGGAACCTACCAGGTATTTTCCATTCATTATATATCTCAATGCACAAGGcattaatcattattattttacagatggggaaacagtcGGCCTATAGAGTTTCAGAGGGTGAAagggagttgatggttctctctccACACTTCACCTCCCACCCTCCGCAGTGCTGTGCACACAACAGGCTGCTTTGTACGCAAGTCACATTTGCCAGGGCTCCAGGGCACACCAGAAAATGTGGCTGGGGATGCGGACTCAGCAAGGGCTGGCACGCCCACCCAAACGGCCCTTAGGGGCTGTGCCAAGGAGGGCCACCGGCCCCGCCCCCTCAGGAGCCTCCTTCCCCGCAGGGTTTGAACCAAGTGTCTGGAGCAAGTCCCAAAAGGGCGAGTGTCCCAAAAGCGGGCTCAGTTTCCGTATTTGCAAAACGGGGCCCAGTTCTCGAATGCTGTGGTTTCCAGAGATCACCTTGCAGGTGCTCATCCTAAACTCCCAGACGGCGCCTGCCCTTCAACCCATCCAGGGGCGGGGGATGGGAGGGCTCCTTCCTTCCAAACCCCTATCCCGGCCCCGACTCCCCCATCCCAGAAAGGTACCCCTGAGAAAGCAAAGGTCGCTTCAACAGTCCCCCGGAGTCACCTGCTTCCCCGAAGCCGTCATCTTCGCCTTCCGCGCCCACCTCCGCCGGCACGCCGAGGTCCCCGTTGGGGCCCGACATTGCGGGCTCCGGCGCCGCACGGGCCACGAGACGCTTAAACCCCGCGACCGTCACGCCAGTACCCCGCGTCGGGCGGAAGGTGGAGGCGGTGGATGGGTCGCAAGGCCGGAAGGGTGGAAACACGAGGATGATCGCCACCCGGCGGCTGGGCAGCCGGGACCCCGCCCCCAAGGCAGGAGTCCCGCCCACCCGCCCCGCCCGCAACCAGAACCCCGCTCCTGCCCGCCGTCAGGCCACACCCCCACCCCGAAGCTCGGTCCTCGCGTTCGCGCTCGGCTCACACCCGCCGGGCGGGGCCGTTCCCCGGCTGCTGGCTGAGTCCTGGGTGCTGGCTGCTCGGGCTTTCAGCGAAGGCGAGCGAGCTGCGCAGTGGAGCGGGGGCAGTCTGGGACCCCCTCCCTCATTCTGTCTCCATTCTGCCTCATCCTGCCGCCGGCGACCCTGCGTGGGCGAAATCTGAGACACGTGGTTTCTAAAGACCCCCTACGGCTTCGGGAACATTTTCATTCACAGCCCCCTGGAGACTCAAGGTCTGTGTGGCAGAGTGCTGCATGTGACTGTCGATCTAGGACGGCTGCAGGACAAGATCAGGCCAGCTACCATCACCCCCGGCCCTGCTACTAGCGGGAAAGGGAAGCCTGCCCAAAGCCATCCAGCTAGCAAGTGTCGCTGGTGAGCGGACCCAGGGTGTGAGCTGACAGTGAGGCTCATGTCCCCGGGGAGAGGGCTCCATCCATGCTGGAGCCTCCACAGCCACCTGCTGTGTGGTGTGTATCTGGCACGTTtctgggagtctgtgtctctctgAGGGTCGGTTGTCTTCCCCGTGTGTTGGGAGTCCACGTGTTTCTTCCCTGGTctctgggctcacacacagagtAAAGTCCTGTGAGCCCAGGAGTGATTTCACATCTGGGAGAAAAATAGCATGCCTGTGTTTTTCTTTGGGTGTCCTGTGCTTACAGGGACAAATGTGTTTAGATTGTTGGCACGTCCAACCACCACTGGCCTGGGTGGACCCAGGATTGGGAGCTAGGAAGTGTTCGGTCAAAGATGGACTCAAAGTTTCTGTGGCCTCCATCCCTCATTGAGGACCTCAGGGGGGTCTGGGCGTGACACCAAGAGCCCACCctttgcccttccccctcccaggtGGCCCAGGGGGCAAGGAGCGCAGACTGGGGGTCTAGAGACATGTTTATTTAGCAGTCAGGGAGCGACTCCATCAGCAGGGTGGCCTTGGAAGCAGCTGGTGGGCTGAACTGTGAGAAGGGTTTCCCAGCTCTCTCATTGCTCTCTGACTCCTTGGTGGGGGCAGCTGGGCAGCACCTTGGACAGAAGCCAATATGAGGGcaatggggaaggagagagacagggggcaTCTGAGAGGGACAGGGGGGGGGGTCATGATGGCTGCAGTCCCGGGTAGGAGAGCAGCAGGCTGCTGCACTTTGGCTCCTAAtagccccctccccagccatACTCACCACACGCTCACTGGTCATCGATGCACTTGTCTGTGGGGGAGGAAGACGGTCCATCACAAtgggcaggggtgtgtgtgtgacccCTGACCACGAGGCCCCCTGCAGTGCCCCTGGGGTGCCCCGACCCCAGCCTGGCCCACCAGCAGCAGATCTAGGGGTTTCCTTCAGGTATGAGGGAACAGAGGGGCAgatgatggggggagggggtctaGAGAAAGGCTTGAGAAGACCTGGGGTCACCTGTTCTCCAGAGGAGGCAAAGGAACCCCAGCCACCTGCCTGTTAACCTGGTGAGCACTGGCAGCCCCTCAGCCTGGGAGAGGCTGGTGGCTCTTTGagtggcttggctgcagcccctgcCCAGGTCAGTCTGCCTGATGACAAAGACTTCCCAAGTCAGTGGTGAGCAATccccagggagagggaggaggtggcccAGAACAGCAGAACCTGAGGGATA
The DNA window shown above is from Saccopteryx bilineata isolate mSacBil1 chromosome 2, mSacBil1_pri_phased_curated, whole genome shotgun sequence and carries:
- the BBLN gene encoding bublin coiled-coil protein produces the protein MSGPNGDLGVPAEVGAEGEDDGFGEAEYAAINSMLDQINSCLDHLEEKNDHLHARLQELLESNRQTRLEFQQQLGEAPSDASP